The sequence CACCCCTTGTAAAAGTTTAGGCAAACGCTCTTTAATCATCTTAGAACCCATGCGCACGATCAAATTCAAACGCCCCTTAATGTTGTGCGGGTTTAAAACATCGCACAATTCTAGCACTTCGCTTATACTCGCATTAGGCCCAATTTTCACACCAATAGGGTTACAAACCCCCCTTAAAAACTCCACATGAGCGCCTTTAGGATCTCTTGTCCTTTCGCCAATCCACAGCATGTGTGCGGAGCAATCATAAAACTGGTCAGTCAAGCTATCCTTACGCACCAAAGGCTCTTCATAATGGAGCAGTAACGCTTCGTGGCTCGTGTAAAATTCCACCTCCCTAAGGATAGGCGTTCGCTCTATCTCCACCCCGCATGCTTGCATAAACCCTAAAGCTTGCGTGATCCTGTCAGCGATTTGTTGGTATTTTTGCCCAAAGTCGTTGTTTTTGACAAAATCCAAATTGAAACGATGCACTTGCTCCAAATTGGCTAACCCGCCTTGAGCAAAAGCCCTAATAAGATTTAAAGTCGCCACGCTTTGATGGTAGGCTTTAAGCATTCTTTCAGGATTTGGCTCTCTTTCTTTTTTGGGAATCCCATTGATAATATCCCCTCTATAACTCAACACTTCTTCATTGTCTAAGATTTCAGTCGCATTGGAGCGCGGTTTGGCAAACTGCCCAGCAATGCGCCCCACTTTCACGATCGGTATAGAGCCAGCAAAAGTGAGAACAATCGCCATTTGCATCATCACTTTAAACATGTCTCTGATCCTGTTAGCGTTAAATTGAGAAAACGACTCTGCGCAATCGCCCCCTTGCAATAAAAACGCCTTATTGTCAATCGCTTGAGCTAAGCGCTCTTGTAAGTTTCTCGCTTCACCAACAAACACTAAAGGAGGGTAGGAGTGCAACTCTTTTTTAACTCTCTCTAACTCTTTTTGGTCTTTATAAATGGGGTGTTGCTCTATCTTAAAAGAATGCCATGAAGTTGGCGACCAAGTTGTATTTGACATTTCTATATCCCTAATATTCTTTTCTTTAATTTAATTTTTTAAGCGTTATTATAGCTTGTGCGGGTTAAATCGTGGATTTTAGAAAGTAAATGCACGCTTCAACCTCCCTTTAATTCCAATAAACCCTAATCATAAAAAGCTTTATGATACAATGAAAATTCATACGATAAAAGGGTGGTTATGGCATGACGCAAAAAAAAGAAACTCCAAAAGATCTCAAAAAACTCAATTTGTTTGATTTGCGCTGGATGGCGTCCTTATTTGGCACGGCGGTGGGGGCTGGGATTTTATTTTTGCCTATTAGAGCCGGTGGGCATGGGATATGGGCCATTGTAGCGATGAGTGCAATTATTTTCCCTTTAACTTACCTAGGGCATAGAGCTTTAGCTTATTTTATAGGATCTAAAGATAAAGAAGACATTACGATGGTCGTTCGCTCGCATTTTGGCACTCAATGGGGGTTTCTTATCACTTTGCTTTATTTCTTGGCGATTTATCCTATTTGCTTGGCTTATGGGGTGGGTATCACGAATGTGTTTGACAATTTTTTTACCAATCAATTGCATTTAGTGCCTTTTCATCGTAGCTTATTGGCTGTCGTTTTAGTTTCTTTAATGATGCTTGTAATGGTTTTTAACGCCACGATTGTCACACGCATTTGTAACGCTTTAGTGTATCCTTTATGCTTGATTTTATTGCTTTTTTCTTTGTATCTTATCCCCTATTGGCAAGTTAATAACCTTTCTGTAATGCCGAGTTTTAAAGAATTTGTGCTAGCTATTTGGCTAACCTTACCGGTGCTTGTGTTTTCATTCAACCATAGCCCCATTATTTCAACCTTCACTCAAAATGTGGAAAAAGAATACGGCGCTTTCAAAGAGTATAAACTCAATCAAATTGAATTAGGCACATCGCTCATGCTTTTAGGGTTTGTGATGTTTTTTGTGTTTTCTTGTGTCATGTGCTTGAATGCTGATGATTTTATGAAAGCAAGGGAGCAAAATATCCCCATTTTAAGCTATTTTGCTAACACTTTAAACAACCCCTTAATCAATTATGCAGGGCCTGTGGTGGCTTTTTTAGCGATTTTTTCATCTTTTTTTGGGCATTATTACGGAGCTAAAGAGGGCTTAGAAGGCATTATTATACAAGGCTTAAAATTGAAAAAGGCTTCTAAAACCTTGAGCGTGGGTGTAACGATCTTTTTATGGCTTAGTATCACGCTTGTGGCTTATATTAACCCTAATATCTTAGATTTTATTGAAAATTTAGGCGGTCCCATTATCGCGCTCATTCTTTTTGTAATGCCTATGGTAGCTTTTTATAGCGTTTCTAGTTTGAAGCGTTTTAGAAATTTCAAAGTGGATATTTTTGTGTTTATCTTTGGGAGCTTAACGGCTTTGAGCGTGTTTTTAGGATTGTTCTAATGGCTAGTTTTTCTATTTTATCCATTTTTAAAATCGGCGTTGGGCCTAGCTCTTCACACACCATAGGGCCTATGGAAGCTGGGGCGAGATTTTGCGGATTGTTAAAAGATATTTTAGAACAAGTTGCACGCATTCAAATCACCTTGCATGGCTCATTAGCATTGACCGGTAAAGGGCATTTGAGCGATGAGGCGGTTTTGATTGGCTTGCATGGTATTTATGCTAACGAGTTGGATATAGCAACCAAAAAAGCCTTGCTGCATGAAGTGTTTGAAAATAAGGTTTTAAAACTCGCTAACCAACATCATATCCCTTTTGATTATTCTAAAGATTTGATTTTTGACAATAAACCTTTAGCAAGACACCAAAATGCTCTTATTTTAAAAGCTTTTAACGCTAAAAATGAGGTTTTAAAAGAAGAAACCTACTATTCTGTTGGCGGAGGATTTGTCTATACTGAAAAAGAATTAGACAACTTGGCTGAAGAGAATGAAAATGAAAGCGTCGCTTATGATTTTTCAAGCGCTAAAGAATTGCTAGAATTATGCCAAAAACACGAAAAAAACATTGCTGAAATCGTGCGTTTGAGAGAAAACGCACTCAAAAACCACCCTGATACAACGATGACTAAAATTTATCATGCGATGCTTGAATGCTATCATAATGGGGCTAACTCTAAAGAAATGTATCTTCCTGGTTTTTTGAAAGTAACACGATTAGCCCCAAGCATTAAAACGCGTTTAGAAAAACACCCCAAAAATGGGAATGACCCCTTAGCTTTGATTGATTACATCTCGCTTTACGCTCGTGCCATTGCTGAAGAAAATGCTAGTGGCGGTAAGGTGGTAACCGCCCCTACTAACGGAGCGTGTGCGGTGGTGCCAAGTGTGCTTTTATATGCTAAAAACCATTTGTTTGAAAATTTATCGCAAAAATCTATCAATGATTTTTTGCTCACTAGTGCGGCGATTGGCTATCTTTATAAGAAAAACGCTTCCTTGAGTGGTGCAGAAGCGGGGTGTCAGGCTGAAATTGGTGTGGCAAGCTCTATGGCTGCAGGGGGGTTAGCTTATTTGTATCAAGCCACGATCAAACAGGTTTTAATGGCTAGTGAAATCGCTATGGAACACCACTTGGGATTGACATGCGATCCTGTTGGGGGCTTGGTGCAAATCCCTTGTATTGAACGCAATGTTTTAGGGGCAATTAAAGCGATCAGCGCTTCTAAATTGGCTTTAGAAGATGCATACAAGCCTAAAGTGAGTTTAGATGAAGTGATCGCTACGATGTATGCGACTGGGAAAGACATGAATGAAAAATACAAAGAGACTTCGTTAGGGGGGTTAGCCAAAACGCTAGAATGCTAAAATAGGGTTTTAAGAGTTTATCATAAAATGGAATTTAAAAACCCCTTTTTTGAAAAAATGAAAGTCAATATTTGATTAAAACCCTACAAAGACCAATAAATCGCTCCTAAAAACACAACGATCCCCATCAAAATACTCACAAACATGCGTTTAGTATCTTTAAGCGCTACCATTAAAAACGCACTCAAGTAAAACAACAACAAAAACACGCAAAAAATCCCTAAAAGCACCTGAAACACGATACCCACTTTAGCCTTATGCAACATGATTAACGCGCCTAAAAAACCTCTTTCAATGGTTTTGATTTTCGTTTGAGCGTCTTTGGTTTCAATCCTGATTTCATACAAAGGCGTGCCGATAGCTAACGCCCCCCTATAATCTCTAGGCTCTATCTTTTTAGGCATAGCGATATGATTTTCTTTTAAAAAGTCTTTTAAAAAATCCAACCGCTCTTCTTTTTTTAAAGATTTTTCTAAAACCCACTCTTTGATGTTAGCACCAGTGTCTTGTCTCACCCCAAAGAGCAATAAAAACCCACTCATTGCAAAAAGCAACACTAAGGGGAAGAAAAAAGTGGTCGCATAAATGTGGAAATAGCGCATCATTTTAGTCATTATTGCAACCTGTGGCTCACAAATTTAGAAAAATTATCCAAAACCAACCCCCCTTTTCTAAACCCTAATGCACAAGATTCATAAGCAAAAAACACATTGGGTTGGTAATACAAGCCATTATGCGAATTGAGTTCATAAAACTCTTGATAAATGGGCTTGTGGTTAGAATAAACGCCGTCCGTTTTTAAGAGCGATTGCATGGAAGCTTCAAAAATTTCACTATTGGCCCCTTCCCTACCAAAAGCCACTTTTTTGATTTGCTTTTTATTGGCTAAAGGTTCATAGCTCGTTTCTAACAATAAGGGGTGGTTGGGGTATCTATCCCATAAAAGTTTTAAAAAACGCTTGGATTGGAAAAGGATCGTATAAGCAGGGTTTAAAAAAATCGTGTTTCTATTTTCCATCATGCTTTGCATTAAAAGGGCCAATTCTGGCTCATCAATAGCGATATTTTCCCATGGGATTAATTTGAATAGAAATTCATAATTCAAGCCGTTTTTAAACACGCCCTCTTCTGCATTAAACTCCACCTCATCAATGTAAGAAAAATCCGTTTCAAACCCTACGCTTTGAGCGGCGTCTTGTAAAAAACGCATGGTGCGTTCTTCTTCAATATTATCCCTAACGCTTGAAAAAAGGATTTTCCACCCCTCATACATTTCTTCAAAATGGCTCGTGTCTTCGCCCAAAGTTACCATGCGTTTGAAATTCTCGCCAAGTGCTTCATAGAGATTATTGAATTGCTTATTTTCATCATAGCCATTGGCTTTGAGTAACGCCCACTGGATCACTGCAGTTTCATAGAGCATGGTGGGGGTATCTGCGTTAAATTCTAGCAATTTAATGGGCTTACCATCAAGCCCCCCAGCCAAATCAAAACGCCCATAAATATGCCAATGCACTTCTTCTTCAAAACTCTGCTTGATCATAGGAATGAGCATGTTAGGAATATCTAATTCAAAAAAGCGCTCGTTTTCTATCACCTCTTCAGCCGTCTCTACGAACATGTCATAAAGCTCATTGCAAGCGTCATAATAGGCGTCCGCTTCTTTTTGAGAAACTACCACCATTTCATCAGCGATATAAGAAGAGTTATCGCTATCAGTGTGCCAATCCAAACCGATTTCTTCTAAAGTCTTATTGTCTAAAGGTTTTAAAGGAATTACTTGCATCTTTTAGCCTTGAATTATGAGTTAAAGCCCCTTGTCCCAGAGCTTACCGCCGGCGAACTTGTAGGCTTGCTAGAGCCAAAAAAACCGCTTTTTCCCCTATTCGCACCACCTACGCCTGAAGCACTAGGTGTGCTTTTAGAAAAGGAATTTTGAGAGCGTTGGTAAGCTTGTGGGGATTTGTAGGTCCGTTGGGCGTTTTGCTGGTAATTAGGGTTGTTGAAAAGCTTATTACCGATATAACTCCCTAAAATCGCCCCCGCCGCACTCCCTAAAATCGCACTCCCCAAGCCAAAGCCTGAGCTTTCATTACTCCCTCCACTATTGGGTTGGACAAGTTTGCTCGTGCCATTATCAATTTTAGCTTCTTCTTCTTTAATAAGCTTTTGAATCTCTTCATCGCTGAGCACGCGTTCATTGCCATTTAAATCACGCACCACAATGTGGGTTTTTGAGCTAGGGTATTCTTCAATAACCTTGTAAGATTTGTCCTTTTGCTCTTCTAAAATCACAAACGCACCTTTTTGAACGCTTTGAGTTAAATGGCTTTGCTCTTTGGATTTGTCATCAGCATTGCTCTTACACCCCACGATGCTTACCACCACTAATGCACTCAAACCACCCACGATCGCATAATCAGAAATCTTTCTGTATGGTTTTTTCATGCGAGTAGCCTTATGTTATGACCTATAATGATACAAGAAAGGCACGCCTTTAATCACGCCGGGCTCAAAAATCTTTTTAGTGACATTTTCCACTTTAGTGCGTAAATCTTCAGGCTCTTTTTGGGCATTAATATCATATTGGGTGGAATAAATCTTTTCAATGATAGAGATTTTATCTTCCACGCTCGCTCCCCTAGCCTTAGCCTGTGCCATTTCTTCTTGGATCAAAGCCGCTTTTTTAGCCGAATTGACCCCAAGCCACCCCACAATAACCATTTTAACGGTGTTTTCTTTCAAGTGGTCTCTGAGTTTAGTGAGCTCTCTTTGGCAATGCGGACACATGGGATCAGAGACAATATAAAGGATCTTGTCTTTATTTGCAGCGTTAGTGGAAGGTAGTTCTACCACATAATCAGCAGGCACTTCATTAAAAATAGCGTTCAATTTCGCGCTATTTTGCTGGGTAGCATTAAGGGTTTGGATTCTTTGATTGGTTTCGGCGACCAATTGCACATCGTCGCTTTTATTGCTAAAAAAGATATTGCTAAGCCCTATGACTAAATTACCATCCTTACTCACCACAAGCGGGATTTGATATTTAGTGTCTGGGTCTTCTACCACCACGATTTTTAAATCTTGATTGGATTTCAAAGATTTAGTCTCTAAAATACGCACCTTTTTACTAGTTTGTTTTTCAATCACCTTAACTAAATTGTCTTGCATTTGCTTATTAGCCGGACTTTCAGGGGCTGCCCCTAAACTTACAAGAAGGAACACGCTCAACACACTCGCTCTTAATATCATTAAAAACTCCTAAAGTTCATTAGCCTAAATCTCAAAAGAAATAAGCTTCTTAAATGGGTATAATACCATAAAAATCCCCTATTTTATAAGGCTTAAAAGATGATTATCATCCCTGCTAGATTAAAATCCAGCCGTTTTGAAAATAAAGTGCTAGAATGTATTTTTGGCTTGCCTATGGTGGTCCGTTGCGCTAAAAATGCGAGTTTAGTTGATGAATGCGTAGTCGCTTGCGATGATGAAAGCATTATGGAAGTGTGTCAAAAATTCCATATTAAAGCGGTGATGACCTCCAAACACCATAATAGCGGCACGGAGCGCTGTTTGGAAGCGGCTCAACTCTTAGGATTAAAAAACGATGAAAGGGTTTTAAACTTGCAAGGCGATGAGCCTTTTTTAGAAAAAGAAGTCATTGCAATGTTATTAGAAGCCACTAAAAACGCTCCTTTCATGGCGACCTGCGCTAAAGTCATTGATAAAGAAAAAGCCAAAAACCCTAATTTAGTCAAGGTGGTTTTAGACCATCAAAATAACGCCTTGTATTTTTCACGCTCCCTTATCCCCTTTTTACGAGATTTTGATTTGAAACGCCCCACGCCTCTTTTAGGGCATATTGGCATTTATGGTTTTCATAATAGAGAGATCTTAGAAGAATTATGCTCCTTAAAGCCATGCGTTTTAGAAGAGATAGAAAAGTTAGAGCAATTGAGGGCTTTGTATTATCAAAAAAATATTCTAGTGAAAATCGTTCAAAGTGAAAGCGTGGGTATTGACACGAAAGAAGATTTGCAAAACGCTTTGAAAATTTTTAACTCTCTGCCAACAACGCCGTGATTTTACTTGACTTTTTATAAAAAACACACTAGAATTTCTTTTTTCAAGCGAAATTCCAGATTAGCTCAGCGGTAGAGTAGGCGGCTGTTAACCGCTTGGTCGTAGGTTCGAATCCTACATCTGGAGCCATTCTTTGCTATCTTTTCACTTCTCATTAAACACTGACAACTAAAACTTTTAACTTAAAAAATGCGGAATTAGATATAAGAAAAACTTGCATCAAGTCTGATTAAAATGGATATAAAAAATCCGCTCGCATTCATCCTCACTTAATAAGAACATGCAAAAATTCTTTGGTGTGCGTGGCTTTGTGGACGCGTGTATTGTCTGCTTTAAAACGCATGTAGGTTTTGGTGAATAAAGAGTAAGTGCCGTATTTTTTTAAGATATTTCTAATCTCTGTTTCATTCATAAGCCCTTCATTGTTATAGCTTAAAAAGATGTATTTGAATCGCGCTTTTTTGATCAAGTTTTCAAAGGCATTTAAAATCTTATTGCGAGAGCAAAACGATGATTTCTGGTAACTGGGCAAGCCGGTTTTACCTTTTGGGATAAAGGGTGTATAAGTGGCAATCGTGTTTAATAAATGATAGTTCGCCCCATATTGTCTCGCATTATAAGGGGGGTCTAAATACAAAATATCCCCTGAAATCTTTTCAATCAAATCATTGGAATCCTGCTGATATACTTCGTTAGCGTTTTGGCTCAAATCAAAATGAGCGCCTTCTAAAATGAGTTCTTTTTGAGCGCTTTTTTTAAGGTGTTTTAAAAAAGCCCCATAAACTGAAGCGGTATTAGCCACCTTGTCTGCACTCTCCAATAACGATGCGAGCAAAAAATAATACGCATGGCCATCAATATTTTGAGAACGCTTGAGCTCTTCAATTTTTAAACGCATCGCATCAATTTTTTGAGCGTTCGTTTCGCTAAAATACTGCCTTGAACTCCCTCCTAAAGAATAATGCGAATAGATAAAGCCCTTTTTTAAAGCAACGCTATTAATCTCATCAATAAGCTCTTGTTTGTTAGGGATCTCTTGAATGTTGGCAATATAATTTTGATTCAAAACAAAGCTATAATACTCCAAATCATTAGAGATAATCTTATTAACGGCTTTTTTAAACGCGTGCCCCACAATACCCGTCCCAGCGAACAGATCACAAAAAATCGTGCAAGAGAGATCACTGCCCACAACCGCATGGATATTTTCCTTAATAAAGGGAATGAGCTTGTATTTAGAACCGATGTAGTTCATTGCAACCACTATAAAGTAGTTTTTTGATGGTATCCAATTTGATACCCCTCATCATAACCTTTTTGATACCCTTCATTGTATATCCTATCATTACAAGTTTTCTTGTATTGTATGGGGTCATATTGATAGCAACCCACACAGCCGTCATATTCAGCCTCCCCCTCATAGAAAGGATAATGATTGCCAAGAATTTTTGTTGCATCAAATCTATAGCCAGTCTCTTTGCATTCTTTACAAATTTGGCGTTTCTTATCATTACAAGCTTTACATAAAGCCTGAAAATCATCTAAAGTCTGCATGCTTAAATCAGAAACTCTTGGATCATTTTTGCGGCCGTCTTTGTGATCTACCTCTATTTGAGTGTTTTCAGAGTTGCCCCACACACCGCACATAGCACAACATTGTTGGCTATAGTGATTTTTAATATCTTGACGGATACTTTGGTTAAAAACACACTTGGTATTATAGCCATTCAAGCGTATTCTATCAATAGAATTTCTTGGAGTTTGCTCCTTATCAAACTCCAAGTTAAATTCTTTAGCTATAGATGAACTCTTCCTACACCAACTCCCCCATTACCTAGCTGTAATTCTTGATATTTTCCTACAAATTCTGTAACGCTTACCCAACGACTCACCCCATTTTCATCAGGTTGAGCAAGTTCTGAAAATAACTCTTTTTTGCTTTTATTCATCTTTAAAAAACCTCTTCTTTATAAAATTTAGGATCAAAATAACCCACCAACCATAGCACAAATGAGATCAACTGCTTATCTAAAACCTAACAATCCTTTATAATGATTTTAGCTTTAGTGCTTACAGCAGTAGAGCCTGCGGGTAAATCTGAAAGCACCACAGCATTAGCCCCAATCTTCGCACCATCGCCCACGCAAATTGCACCCAAGACCTTAGCCCCTGCCCCCACTACCACACGGTTGCCTAAAGTAGGGTGGCGCTTACCCTTGAGCTTGCCCGTGCCCCCTAGAGTTACGCCATGATAAATGGTAACATCATCTCCAATCTCTGTGGTCTCGCCAATCACCACGCCCATGCCATGATCGATAAAAAGCCCTCGCCCAATCTTAGCACCCGGATGGATTTCTATCCCAGTGATAAAGCGTGCCAGCTGAGAAAGTGTGCGTGCAATAAAATAAAACCCACGCTTGTGCAACGCATGCGCTAGGCGGTGGCAAAGCAGTGCATGAATACCCGGATAAAGCAAGAAAACCTCCCACTTATTCCTAGCTGCAGGATCTTCTTGCAAAACACGCTCCAAACTATAAGATAAATCCTTTATTATAGAGTTTGTTTGAAATGTATTTTTCCCCTTCATTTAAGTTTTTCTCCCATAAAAAGAATAGCAACTGCTAGAAATTTTGCATCAAATTTGTAGCCAATTTCTTTGCATTTTTTGTAAATCTGGCGTTTTGTCGTTGCAAGCCTTGTATAAAACTTGAAAATAAATTATCGCTTAATGGCAGACTAGTTTAATGCATGCCTTTTAGCTTAACGCCCTTTTTGGAGAGTGGGTTAGATTGAACCCATAAAAGATTATAAGATAAGCCCTCCCCCTTTTTCAATTCAATGCACTTCGCCCCAAACCTTTCTTTTCCAAGCATAAGCCAAGAACGATAACACCGCAAAGAAAACCATAATCTTAATCCCTAAAGTATTTCTTTCATGTTTTTTGCGATCGCCTGCTTTTTGCAAATAAGAGATGACTTGTTTTTGAGCTTGTTCGTTCAACCCCACCCTAGGCATAGCCGTGCCAGGTAAAAGCTTTTGTGGGTCATTGATGAAAATATTCAAGCCATGTTCACCCTTAGCTCTAATCATCATGGACAAATCAGGTGCATGAGAGCCTAAATAATTGGCTAAATCTTTAGCGTCGCTAAACGCCTTGTCTTTAGCATAATCTAGGCTATGGCATCTTTGACAGCTTTGAGCAAACACTTCCTTATCGCTCAAGCTTTTAGGCAAAATAGAAGTGAGATACGCCACAATATCGCTCAAATCTTTATCGCTAAATTGAGAAAACGCCGGCATAGGATAAGGCCTTTCATCGTTGAATTTATGGCTCAACTTCGCTGTTTTCACAGGGTCTTTGATGAAGTGGGCTAAGAAATTCGCATTCAAAACCCCCGCCACATGGCTTAAATCCGGTGGCACAACCCCAAAAGAGTTGCTCGCACTAAGACTATCCATAGGGGCTGGAATGTTTTGAGACTTGATACCATGACAAGCGGTGCAATTTTCTGCTACAAGCTGTTTGCCCCTATTGGCATCGCCATTTTTCAAATCAATAGGCTCTAAATCTTTGAAAGCAAAATCTGCCGGAGCGACTTTAGGGTGCATCACAGAATGTGCATAAGGCTCAACCCCATAATAAATCACGCCTATCACTACAATAAGGATAATTAGAATTTTAAATTCTTTCATCTAACACCCCCTTGTTTCTTCCTCTCAGCAATAGTAATAATGGGCAATACCACAAAGAAAAGGGCTAAGAAAGTGATCGAACCAGCCAACCCAATGTATTTACCTATTCCAAGTGGAGGCAATTTACCATAGATCGTTAAAACAATCATATCAATAATTACAAGCCAAAACCACACCATAAAAGCAGGCCGTTTGTGTGCAGGAGCGACCACCGGACTTCGATCCAAGAAAGGCAGTAAGAAGAAAATCACTTGCGCCACGCCAAAGGCCATTAACCCTAAATCAGCGCTAAAGAAAAAGCCCCTTAAGACTTCATAGCTCCATAAGAAATACCACTCAGGGTAAATATGAGGCGGCGTTTTAAGGCTGTTAGCCCTTTCAAAGTTAATAGGATCCATCGCAAAATCATAGTGGTAACACACCAAGTAAAAGAAAAAGACCATGAATGCACAAACCACAAAAATATCTTTAGACAAGAATACCGGCCAAAAAGGAATGACTTTAGATTCCTTTTTCTTGCCTTCAATGAATTTTTTCTCTTCCAATTCAAAGTCAATTTCTTCGCCTTCTTGGTTATTGACATGCGGAATGCGTAAAGAGTAGAAATGCACCCCAATGAGCAAAATAATCGCAATAGGCAATAAAAACACATGAAGCATGAAAAAGCGCGTTAAAGTGGAATCTGCCACGACATAATTACCCCTGATCCACTCCACCACATCAGCCCCAATAAAAGGAATACCTCCAAATAAATTGGTGATAACCGCTGCCGCCCAATAGCTCATCTGCCCCCAAGGCAACATATACCCACTAAAGGCTTCCGCACTAAAGACCACAAATAAAATCATGCCACTAATCCAAATCATCTCACGACCCTTTTTGTAAGAGCCATAATAGATAGCGACAAACATATGGATATAAATGATGACAAAAATCATGCTTGCTGCAGTGGCATGCATGTGGCGCCAAAGCCAGCCATAAGCCACTTCTTGCATGATTGTGAAATTCACGCTATCAAACGCCATTTTCGCATCAGGCTTGTAATACATGAGCAAGAAAATCCCTGAAACTACAAGCACGCCAAAAAGGGTTAATAAAATCACCCCCATAGCCCATAAGAAATTGATGTTTTTAGGGATCCAATATTCTGTCATTAGCACTTTAACAAGCTTGTTAGTGCCAAGACGCATGTCCAACCATTCGCCTAAATTTTTCGCTTTTTTTATCTCTGCCATTGAAACTCTCCTTACGCTTTAGCCACCATGTTTTTGTATTCAGCCCCAGCTTCGCCAAAAGTGATCTTAGTGCCTTCAACTTTAAAAGGCGGAATATCAAAAGGGCGTGGAGGGGGAGTG comes from Helicobacter acinonychis and encodes:
- a CDS encoding DNA adenine methylase, producing the protein MNYIGSKYKLIPFIKENIHAVVGSDLSCTIFCDLFAGTGIVGHAFKKAVNKIISNDLEYYSFVLNQNYIANIQEIPNKQELIDEINSVALKKGFIYSHYSLGGSSRQYFSETNAQKIDAMRLKIEELKRSQNIDGHAYYFLLASLLESADKVANTASVYGAFLKHLKKSAQKELILEGAHFDLSQNANEVYQQDSNDLIEKISGDILYLDPPYNARQYGANYHLLNTIATYTPFIPKGKTGLPSYQKSSFCSRNKILNAFENLIKKARFKYIFLSYNNEGLMNETEIRNILKKYGTYSLFTKTYMRFKADNTRVHKATHTKEFLHVLIK
- the cysE gene encoding serine O-acetyltransferase, with the translated sequence MKGKNTFQTNSIIKDLSYSLERVLQEDPAARNKWEVFLLYPGIHALLCHRLAHALHKRGFYFIARTLSQLARFITGIEIHPGAKIGRGLFIDHGMGVVIGETTEIGDDVTIYHGVTLGGTGKLKGKRHPTLGNRVVVGAGAKVLGAICVGDGAKIGANAVVLSDLPAGSTAVSTKAKIIIKDC
- a CDS encoding cytochrome c1, whose product is MKEFKILIILIVVIGVIYYGVEPYAHSVMHPKVAPADFAFKDLEPIDLKNGDANRGKQLVAENCTACHGIKSQNIPAPMDSLSASNSFGVVPPDLSHVAGVLNANFLAHFIKDPVKTAKLSHKFNDERPYPMPAFSQFSDKDLSDIVAYLTSILPKSLSDKEVFAQSCQRCHSLDYAKDKAFSDAKDLANYLGSHAPDLSMMIRAKGEHGLNIFINDPQKLLPGTAMPRVGLNEQAQKQVISYLQKAGDRKKHERNTLGIKIMVFFAVLSFLAYAWKRKVWGEVH
- a CDS encoding cytochrome b, with translation MAEIKKAKNLGEWLDMRLGTNKLVKVLMTEYWIPKNINFLWAMGVILLTLFGVLVVSGIFLLMYYKPDAKMAFDSVNFTIMQEVAYGWLWRHMHATAASMIFVIIYIHMFVAIYYGSYKKGREMIWISGMILFVVFSAEAFSGYMLPWGQMSYWAAAVITNLFGGIPFIGADVVEWIRGNYVVADSTLTRFFMLHVFLLPIAIILLIGVHFYSLRIPHVNNQEGEEIDFELEEKKFIEGKKKESKVIPFWPVFLSKDIFVVCAFMVFFFYLVCYHYDFAMDPINFERANSLKTPPHIYPEWYFLWSYEVLRGFFFSADLGLMAFGVAQVIFFLLPFLDRSPVVAPAHKRPAFMVWFWLVIIDMIVLTIYGKLPPLGIGKYIGLAGSITFLALFFVVLPIITIAERKKQGGVR